A window of Cryptomeria japonica chromosome 3, Sugi_1.0, whole genome shotgun sequence contains these coding sequences:
- the LOC131069210 gene encoding ethylene-responsive transcription factor ERF017-like yields MQNDGDEIRYRGVRKRKWGKYVAEIRSGKRSRISLGSYFTPQAAARAYDAALLCLRGPNATSFNFPDSKFNSIATQVAGAHTNPSAQVIRAAAIAVGSSFDINPGGDDGEAGPSTAAGASVEDIPAEASIQSREAVRDETHHMAEAEESDLKYLLESPEHISFEESVQLPPFQADLQVAIEPHNQSELFPYSNTSDASPKPLP; encoded by the coding sequence ATGCAGAATGATGGGGATGAAATCAGATACCGTGGTGTGAGAAAGAGGAAATGGGGAAAATATGTTGCTGAAATTAGGTCAGGAAAGAGATCGCGCATATCGCTGGGCTCATACTTCACTCCTCAAGCTGCAGCTCGAGCTTATGACGCTGCGCTCTTGTGCCTTCGAGGACCCAACGCAACGTCTTTCAATTTTCCAGACTCGAAATTCAACTCAATTGCAACACAGGTGGCAGGTGCGCACACGAATCCTTCAGCCCAAGTTATTCGAGCAGCTGCCATTGCGGTTGGATCGAGTTTCGACATAAATCCTGGCGGCGATGATGGGGAAGCAGGGCCTTCAACAGCAGCGGGTGCGAGCGTTGAAGATATACCAGCGGAAGCTTCGATTCAATCCAGAGAAGCAGTAAGGGATGAAACGCATCATATGGCAGAAGCAGAAGAAAGTGATCTAAAATATCTTTTAGAATCTCCAGAACATATATCATTTGAGGAGAGCGTTCAGTTGCCTCCATTTCAGGCAGATTTGCAGGTCGCAATTGAGCCCCACAATCAATCGGAGCTTTTTCCATATTCAAATACTTCGGATGCCTCGCCAAAGCCGCTTCCATAA